The following proteins come from a genomic window of Populus nigra chromosome 6, ddPopNigr1.1, whole genome shotgun sequence:
- the LOC133697667 gene encoding uncharacterized protein LOC133697667 yields MENQPTIMVTNDDGIDAPGLRALVQVLVSTRRFQVLVCAPDSEKSAMSHSITWRDPIAARRVEIEGATAYAIAGTPADCTSLGISKSLFPLIPDLVISGINMGSNCGYHIVYSGTVAGAREAFFNGIPAISVSYNWFGGQSKVENFTLSAEACIPIITAVLVEIKNKTYPLRCFLNIDLPTDVANNKGYKLTKQGKSIYKMGWSQVTSDMQGGKMLSTMTMDTDSTAPIETGALNLSQDHLLFKREVLGGKLDEGDIDDADFKFLQQGYITVTPLGALSHAEIGCQSYFKDWLPSVGEHPSASSL; encoded by the exons ATGGAAAACCAGCCGACGATCATGGTGACCAACGATGACGGTATCGACGCACCAGGACTGCGAGCGCTGGTTCAGGTCTTGGTCTCTACCCGGCGATTCCAGGTCCTTGTTTGCGCTCCGGACTC GGAGAAATCAGCTATGAGCCATAGTATTACATGGCGTGATCCAATTGCTGCTCGACGAGTGGAAATTGAAGGAGCTACTGCCTATGCAATTGCTG GAACTCCAGCTGATTGTACTTCTTTAGGAATCTCCAAATCACTCTTTCCTTTAATTCCTGACCTG GTAATTAGCGGCATAAACATGGGGAGCAACTGTGGTTATCACAT TGTTTACTCAGGAACAGTCGCTGGTGCTCGAGAGGCCTTCTTTAATGGCATACCTGCAATCTCTGTATCATATAATTG GTTTGGAGGTCAGAGCAAAGTTGAGAACTTCACTCTTTCTGCTGAGGCTTGCATACCAATAATAACTGCAGTACTCGTTGAGATCAAGAATAAAACTTATCCTTTAAGgtgttttttgaatattgatcTTCCAACAGATGTTGCTAATAATAAG GGGTATAAGCTGACCAAGCAGGGTAAAAGCATATATAAAATGGGGTGGAGCCAAGTTACTTCTGACATGCAAGGAGGGAAAATGTTATCAACAATGACAATGGATACGGATTCAACTGCACCAATAGAGACTGGTGCATTAAATTTATCACAAGACCATCTTTTGTTCAAGAGAGAA gTATTAGGAGGGAAACTTGATGAAGGTGACATCGATGATGCGGACTTCAAATTTCTTCAGCAAGGATAT atTACTGTAACTCCCCTTGGTGCCCTCTCCCATGCAGAGATAGGCTGCCAGTCATACTTTAAAGATTGGCTGCCAAGTGTTGGAGAACACCCGTCTGCGTCATCCTTGTAA